A single region of the Streptomyces sp. NBC_00425 genome encodes:
- the ftsE gene encoding cell division ATP-binding protein FtsE, translated as MIRFDNVSKVYPKQTRPALRDVSLEVEKGEFVFLVGSSGSGKSTFLRLVLREERTSQGQVHVLGKDLARLSNWKVPQMRRQLGTVFQDFRLLPNKTVAENVAFAQEVIGKSKGEIRKSVPQVLDLVGLGGKEDRMPGELSGGEQQRVAIARAFVNRPKLLIADEPTGNLDPQTSVGIMKLLDRINRTGTTVLMATHDQNIVDQMRKRVIELEQGRLVRDQARGVYGYQH; from the coding sequence GTGATCCGATTCGACAACGTCTCCAAGGTCTACCCCAAGCAGACCCGCCCCGCACTGAGGGATGTCTCCCTCGAGGTGGAGAAGGGCGAGTTCGTGTTCCTCGTGGGATCCTCCGGTTCCGGCAAGTCCACCTTCCTGCGGCTGGTGCTCCGCGAGGAGCGGACCAGTCAGGGTCAGGTGCACGTCCTGGGCAAGGACCTCGCGCGCCTCTCCAACTGGAAGGTGCCGCAGATGCGCCGCCAGCTGGGGACGGTGTTCCAGGACTTCCGGCTGCTGCCGAACAAGACGGTGGCGGAGAACGTCGCCTTCGCGCAGGAGGTCATCGGCAAGTCGAAGGGCGAGATCCGCAAGTCCGTGCCGCAGGTGCTCGACCTCGTCGGGCTCGGCGGCAAGGAGGACCGGATGCCCGGTGAGCTGTCCGGCGGTGAGCAGCAGCGCGTGGCCATCGCGCGCGCCTTCGTGAACCGGCCCAAGCTGCTGATCGCGGACGAGCCGACCGGCAACCTCGACCCGCAGACCTCCGTGGGCATCATGAAACTGCTCGACCGGATCAACCGGACGGGCACGACCGTGCTGATGGCCACGCACGACCAGAACATCGTGGACCAGATGCGCAAGCGCGTCATCGAGCTGGAGCAGGGCCGCCTCGTGCGTGACCAGGCACGCGGCGTCTACGGCTACCAGCACTGA
- the ftsX gene encoding permease-like cell division protein FtsX, producing MRAQFVLSEIGVGLRRNLTMTFAVVVSVALSLALFGGSLLMSDQVSTMKGYWYDKVNVSVFLCNKSDAESDANCAKGAVTADQKKQIKADLDKMGVVEKVTYESQDDAYKHYKEQFGDSPLASSLTPDQMQESYRIKLKDPEKYQVIATAFDGRDGVQSVQDQKGILDNLFGLLNGMNWAARAVMALMLVVALMLIVNTVRVSAFSRRRETGIMRLVGASGFYIQAPFIAEAAVAGLIGGTVACGFLVIGRYFIIDNGLALSEKLNLINFIGWDAVLTKLPLILATSLLMPALAAFFALRKYLKV from the coding sequence ATGCGCGCCCAGTTCGTACTGTCGGAGATCGGCGTAGGTCTCCGCCGCAACCTGACGATGACCTTCGCCGTCGTCGTCTCCGTAGCCCTGTCCCTGGCGCTCTTCGGCGGGTCGCTCCTGATGAGCGACCAGGTCAGCACGATGAAGGGCTACTGGTACGACAAGGTCAACGTCTCGGTCTTCCTCTGCAACAAGAGCGACGCCGAGTCGGACGCCAACTGCGCCAAGGGCGCCGTCACCGCGGACCAGAAGAAGCAGATCAAGGCCGACCTCGACAAGATGGGCGTCGTCGAGAAGGTGACGTACGAGTCGCAGGACGACGCGTACAAGCACTACAAGGAGCAGTTCGGCGACTCGCCGCTGGCCAGCTCCCTCACGCCGGACCAGATGCAGGAGTCGTACCGGATCAAGCTGAAGGACCCGGAGAAGTACCAGGTCATCGCGACCGCCTTCGACGGGCGGGACGGCGTGCAGTCCGTGCAGGACCAGAAGGGCATCCTGGACAACCTCTTCGGGCTGCTCAACGGCATGAACTGGGCGGCGCGGGCGGTGATGGCGCTGATGCTCGTGGTCGCGCTGATGCTGATCGTCAACACCGTGCGCGTCTCGGCGTTCAGCCGCCGGCGCGAGACCGGGATCATGCGGCTGGTGGGCGCGTCGGGGTTCTACATCCAGGCGCCGTTCATCGCGGAGGCCGCGGTGGCCGGACTCATCGGCGGCACGGTCGCCTGCGGATTCCTGGTGATCGGCCGGTACTTCATCATCGACAACGGCCTGGCGCTGTCCGAGAAGCTGAACTTGATCAACTTCATCGGCTGGGACGCCGTGTTGACGAAGCTTCCGCTCATCCTCGCCACGAGCCTGCTCATGCCCGCCCTGGCCGCTTTCTTCGCGTTGCGCAAGTACCTGAAGGTGTGA
- a CDS encoding S41 family peptidase: protein MSGRDLFCQPRRFGRGAALTLVFASVLVAGAATGSLPRGPGDGPRSASGAAPATAPAGHSEDVARAAEEAAADGKSPLEAAERAVSRSGDRWAAVYSQGEYQEFEESLDGRYTGVGLEARRARGGRIEITKVQPGSPAAAAGIRAGDRLRTVDGRSVDGLPVTDVVALLRGDAEDASAGTPVRLGLERAARAWTETVRRAVLSKDSVTVRELADRVTVVTVAAFTKGVGSAVRGAVRRAPTGGRIVLDLRGNSGGLVTEAVTTASVFLDGGLVATYDVDGDQRALHAEAGGDTRKPLVVLVDGGTMSAAELVTGALQDRGRAIVVGSRTFGKGSVQMPRRLPDGSVAELTVGHYRTPSGHGVDGRGITPDLEADDGALGRAETVLSGLGDTT, encoded by the coding sequence ATGTCAGGCCGTGACCTGTTCTGTCAGCCCCGCCGTTTCGGCCGCGGGGCCGCGCTGACATTGGTGTTCGCGAGCGTCCTCGTCGCCGGTGCGGCGACCGGGTCGCTGCCGCGGGGGCCGGGCGACGGGCCGCGCAGCGCCTCGGGCGCCGCACCCGCCACAGCCCCGGCCGGCCATTCGGAGGACGTCGCCCGGGCCGCCGAGGAGGCCGCCGCCGACGGCAAGTCCCCTCTGGAGGCCGCCGAGCGGGCCGTCAGCCGCAGCGGGGACCGCTGGGCGGCCGTCTACTCCCAGGGCGAGTACCAGGAGTTCGAGGAGTCCCTCGACGGCCGGTACACCGGCGTGGGTCTGGAGGCGCGGCGCGCGCGGGGCGGCCGGATCGAGATCACCAAGGTGCAGCCGGGGTCGCCCGCGGCAGCCGCCGGGATCCGCGCGGGCGACCGGCTGCGCACCGTCGACGGACGGTCCGTGGACGGCCTCCCGGTCACCGACGTCGTCGCGTTACTGCGCGGTGACGCCGAGGACGCGTCCGCCGGCACCCCCGTCCGTCTCGGGCTGGAGCGCGCCGCGCGCGCGTGGACCGAGACCGTGCGCAGGGCGGTGCTGTCCAAGGACTCCGTCACCGTCCGGGAACTCGCCGACCGGGTCACCGTCGTCACCGTCGCCGCCTTCACCAAGGGCGTCGGCAGCGCCGTGCGCGGCGCCGTGCGCCGTGCGCCGACCGGCGGCCGGATCGTGCTGGACCTGCGCGGCAACTCCGGCGGCCTGGTCACCGAGGCCGTGACCACCGCCTCCGTCTTCCTCGACGGCGGCCTCGTCGCCACCTACGACGTCGACGGCGACCAGCGCGCCCTGCACGCCGAGGCGGGCGGCGACACCCGCAAGCCCCTGGTCGTCCTCGTCGACGGCGGCACGATGAGCGCGGCCGAACTGGTCACCGGCGCCCTGCAGGACCGCGGGCGGGCGATCGTCGTGGGATCGCGCACCTTCGGCAAGGGCTCCGTGCAGATGCCGCGCCGGCTGCCCGACGGCTCCGTGGCGGAGCTGACCGTCGGCCACTACCGCACCCCCTCCGGCCACGGCGTCGACGGCCGCGGCATCACGCCCGACCTGGAGGCGGACGACGGGGCGCTGGGGCGGGCCGAGACCGTGCTGAGCGGACTCGGCGACACGACCTGA
- the smpB gene encoding SsrA-binding protein SmpB: MSKGMYVPKESQPKQGGAAASGKAKDGKRKIVAQNKKARHDYAIIDVYEAGLVLTGTEVKSLRQGRASLTDGFVQIEGDEAWLHAAHIPEYSQGSWTNHSARRKRKLLLHREEIDKLAVKSEETGHTIVPLALYFKDGRAKAEIALARGKKEYDKRQTLREQQDRRETDRAIAAVKRKQRHA; this comes from the coding sequence ATGAGCAAGGGAATGTACGTACCGAAGGAGTCCCAGCCGAAGCAGGGCGGGGCGGCCGCGTCCGGCAAGGCCAAGGACGGCAAGCGCAAGATCGTCGCGCAGAACAAGAAGGCCCGGCACGACTACGCGATCATCGACGTGTACGAGGCCGGTCTGGTGCTGACCGGCACCGAGGTGAAGTCGCTGCGCCAGGGCCGTGCCTCGCTGACCGACGGCTTCGTGCAGATCGAGGGCGACGAGGCGTGGCTGCACGCCGCGCACATCCCCGAGTACAGCCAGGGCAGCTGGACGAACCACTCCGCGCGCCGCAAGCGCAAGCTGCTGCTGCACCGCGAGGAGATCGACAAGCTCGCGGTGAAGTCCGAGGAGACGGGGCACACGATCGTGCCGCTCGCCCTGTACTTCAAGGACGGCCGGGCCAAGGCCGAGATCGCGTTGGCGCGCGGCAAGAAGGAGTACGACAAGCGGCAGACGTTGCGCGAGCAGCAGGACCGCAGGGAGACGGACCGGGCGATCGCCGCGGTCAAGCGGAAGCAGCGGCACGCCTAG
- a CDS encoding bifunctional polysaccharide deacetylase/glycosyltransferase family 2 protein, translating to MPPLRLRRLLPLLVLVAMMAMLMLRGYVHSEILADHRVRPDAASGTVPEKILDGGPVVDTRGGQVTSLQVPDHRIVLTFDDGPDPTWTPKVLDVLKKHRVHAVFFITGTMASRYPDLVRRMVDEGHEIGLHTFNHPDLSYQSKKRIDWELTQNQLALAGAAGIRTSLFRPPYSSSADALDDASWPVTRYVGTRGYLTVFTTADSEDWQRPGVRQIIRNATPKNGKGAVVLMHDSGGDRRQTVQALDVYLPELARKGYAFENLTEALHAPSAHTPVTGTDLWKGRAWVFLVGASDDITAVLVVGLAVIGVLVFARFGLMLLLSAIHTRRTRRRDFVWGPDAPVTEPASVLVPAYNEAKCIENTVRSLMESEHPIEVLVVDDGSSDGTARIVEDLGLPGVRVVRQLNAGKPAALNRGIANARHDLIVMMDGDTVFEPSTVRELVQPFADPKVGAVAGNAKVGNKDTLIGAWQHIEYVMGFNLDRRMYDVLRCMPTIPGAVGAFRRSALDRVGGMSDDTLAEDTDITMAIHRDGWHVVYAEKARAWTEAPESVQQLWSQRYRWCYGTMQAIWKHRRALVERGPSGRFGRVGLPLVSLFMVVAPLLAPLIDLFLVYGLLFGPTGQTIAAWFGVLAVQAGCAAYAFVLDRERLTPLISLPLQQLLYRQLMYIVLLQSWITALTGGRLRWQKLRRKGQVAAPPGAVAPAASLDGGAVR from the coding sequence ATGCCGCCTCTCAGGCTGCGCCGTCTGCTGCCGCTGCTCGTGCTCGTCGCGATGATGGCGATGCTGATGCTGCGCGGCTATGTGCACAGCGAGATCCTCGCCGACCACCGCGTCCGCCCCGACGCCGCCTCCGGCACCGTGCCCGAGAAGATCCTCGACGGCGGCCCGGTCGTCGACACCCGCGGTGGACAGGTGACCAGCCTTCAGGTGCCCGACCACCGGATCGTGCTCACCTTCGACGACGGGCCCGACCCGACGTGGACCCCGAAGGTCCTGGACGTCCTGAAGAAGCACCGGGTGCACGCCGTCTTCTTCATCACCGGCACCATGGCCTCCCGTTACCCGGACCTGGTCCGGCGGATGGTGGACGAAGGCCACGAGATCGGCCTGCACACCTTCAACCACCCCGACCTCTCCTACCAGTCGAAGAAGCGCATCGACTGGGAGCTCACCCAGAACCAGCTGGCCCTGGCGGGCGCCGCCGGCATCCGGACGTCCCTCTTCCGGCCGCCGTACTCCTCCAGCGCCGACGCGCTCGACGACGCCTCCTGGCCGGTCACCCGGTATGTCGGGACGCGCGGCTACCTCACCGTCTTCACCACCGCCGACAGCGAGGACTGGCAGCGGCCGGGCGTGCGGCAGATCATCCGCAACGCCACGCCGAAGAACGGCAAGGGCGCCGTCGTCCTCATGCACGACTCCGGCGGCGACCGTCGGCAGACCGTCCAGGCCCTCGACGTCTATCTCCCCGAACTCGCGCGCAAGGGCTACGCGTTCGAGAACCTCACCGAGGCCCTGCACGCGCCCAGCGCGCACACCCCGGTCACCGGGACCGACCTGTGGAAGGGCAGGGCCTGGGTCTTCCTGGTCGGGGCCTCCGACGACATCACCGCCGTCCTGGTCGTCGGCCTCGCCGTCATCGGCGTCCTCGTCTTCGCCCGCTTCGGCCTGATGCTGCTGCTCTCCGCGATCCACACCCGCCGTACCCGCCGCCGGGACTTCGTGTGGGGTCCCGACGCGCCCGTCACCGAACCTGCCTCGGTGCTCGTGCCGGCCTACAACGAGGCCAAGTGCATCGAGAACACGGTGCGTTCGCTGATGGAGAGCGAGCATCCGATCGAGGTCCTGGTGGTCGACGACGGCTCCAGCGACGGCACCGCCCGCATCGTCGAGGACCTGGGGCTGCCCGGCGTCCGCGTGGTGCGCCAGCTCAACGCGGGCAAACCCGCCGCCCTCAACCGGGGCATCGCCAACGCCCGGCACGACCTCATCGTCATGATGGACGGCGACACGGTCTTCGAACCGTCCACGGTCCGCGAGCTCGTCCAGCCGTTCGCCGACCCGAAGGTCGGCGCGGTCGCCGGCAACGCCAAGGTCGGCAACAAGGACACCCTCATCGGCGCCTGGCAGCACATCGAGTACGTGATGGGCTTCAACCTCGATCGCCGTATGTACGACGTCCTGCGCTGCATGCCCACCATCCCGGGAGCCGTCGGGGCGTTCCGCCGCAGCGCGCTCGACCGCGTCGGCGGCATGAGCGACGACACCCTCGCCGAGGACACCGACATCACCATGGCCATCCACCGGGACGGCTGGCACGTCGTGTACGCGGAGAAGGCACGCGCCTGGACGGAGGCCCCGGAGTCCGTCCAGCAGCTGTGGTCCCAGCGCTACCGCTGGTGCTACGGCACGATGCAGGCGATCTGGAAGCACCGCCGCGCCCTCGTCGAACGCGGGCCCTCGGGCCGCTTCGGACGGGTGGGCCTCCCGCTCGTCTCCCTCTTCATGGTCGTCGCCCCGCTCCTCGCACCCCTCATCGACCTGTTCCTCGTCTACGGCCTGCTCTTCGGCCCGACCGGCCAGACGATCGCGGCCTGGTTCGGTGTGCTCGCCGTCCAGGCGGGCTGCGCGGCCTACGCGTTCGTCCTCGACCGCGAGCGGCTCACCCCGCTGATCTCCCTCCCGCTCCAGCAGCTCCTCTACCGCCAGCTGATGTACATCGTGCTGCTCCAGTCCTGGATCACCGCGCTCACGGGCGGCCGGCTGCGCTGGCAGAAGCTGCGCCGCAAGGGGCAGGTGGCCGCCCCGCCGGGCGCGGTGGCGCCGGCCGCGAGCCTGGACGGGGGTGCGGTCCGATGA
- a CDS encoding acyltransferase family protein: protein MDSTARLPRLTEPTATTEPAGTTEQPGGTARTTGSETTKKSGGRDRYFDLLRAIALFRVVLYHLMGWAWLPVVFPSMGVMFALAGNLMARSLARRPALEVVRGRMRRLLPPLWLLGAVGVTGMLAAGWGPDEEGHPGWWWFHLVYWVLPLSDPPYGDSLPGVQHLIGDDWATDMGVPLWYLRAYLWFVLLSPLLLRALRRLPWPTVLAPLALSAALEFGALSLPGWRLQAGLTDFGTFGACWLLGMAHQEGLLRRLPRYVVPSLAPVVASTGLWYALGHHLREGHDLDDMPFAQSLWSFAAVLLLLHISPSWTEWPARLRRWDRVVTLLNSRAVTIYLWHNVCIGVVEALWDRLWAFPLLETDAPWVLESPWPQLPCVWLLTAACVVCFGWVEDLAARRRPRLWPDGRVGAHRA from the coding sequence ATGGACAGCACCGCACGATTGCCTCGACTGACCGAGCCGACCGCGACAACCGAGCCGGCCGGGACGACCGAGCAGCCGGGCGGGACCGCGCGCACCACGGGTTCGGAGACGACGAAGAAGAGCGGCGGACGCGACCGCTACTTCGACCTCCTCCGGGCGATCGCCCTGTTCCGTGTCGTCCTGTACCACCTGATGGGCTGGGCCTGGCTCCCCGTCGTGTTTCCCTCGATGGGCGTGATGTTCGCGCTCGCCGGCAACCTGATGGCCCGCTCGCTCGCCCGGCGCCCCGCGCTGGAGGTCGTACGCGGACGCATGCGCCGTCTGCTGCCGCCGCTGTGGCTGCTGGGCGCGGTCGGCGTGACGGGCATGCTGGCCGCGGGATGGGGCCCGGACGAGGAAGGGCACCCGGGCTGGTGGTGGTTCCACCTCGTGTACTGGGTCCTCCCGCTGAGCGACCCGCCGTACGGCGACTCCCTGCCGGGCGTGCAGCACCTGATCGGCGACGACTGGGCCACCGACATGGGGGTGCCCCTGTGGTACCTGCGCGCCTACCTCTGGTTCGTCCTGCTCTCCCCGCTCCTGCTGCGCGCCCTGCGCCGGCTGCCGTGGCCGACGGTTCTCGCGCCGCTCGCGCTGTCCGCCGCCCTGGAGTTCGGCGCGTTGTCACTGCCCGGCTGGCGTCTGCAGGCGGGCCTCACGGACTTCGGCACGTTCGGCGCGTGCTGGCTGCTGGGCATGGCGCACCAGGAGGGTCTGCTGCGCCGCCTGCCCCGCTATGTGGTGCCGTCCCTGGCCCCGGTGGTGGCGTCGACCGGTCTCTGGTACGCGCTGGGCCACCACCTCAGGGAGGGCCACGACCTCGACGACATGCCGTTCGCGCAGTCCCTGTGGTCCTTCGCCGCGGTCCTGCTGCTCCTGCACATCAGTCCGTCCTGGACCGAGTGGCCGGCCCGGCTGCGCCGCTGGGACCGGGTGGTCACCCTGCTCAACTCCCGTGCGGTGACGATCTATCTCTGGCACAACGTGTGCATCGGCGTCGTCGAGGCCCTGTGGGACCGGCTGTGGGCCTTCCCGTTGCTGGAGACCGACGCCCCCTGGGTCCTGGAGAGCCCGTGGCCCCAGCTGCCGTGCGTCTGGCTCCTCACGGCGGCCTGCGTCGTCTGTTTCGGCTGGGTCGAGGATCTGGCGGCCCGCCGCAGGCCCCGTCTGTGGCCGGACGGGCGCGTCGGCGCGCATCGCGCGTGA
- a CDS encoding nitrate/nitrite transporter: protein MTAPSTAPAPPSPAKKGSRWIEEWDPENEAFWNEKGEKIARRNLVFSVLSEHIGFSIWTMWSVLVLFMGPEYGLTPADKFLLTSMVTLVGAVVRVPYTFAVAIFGGRNWTIISAGLLLIPTVAAFTVMEPGTSFDTFLLVGLIAGIGGGNFASSMTNINAFFPLRKKGWALGLNAGGGNIGVPVLQLIGLAVIGASGGPRVLLGIYIPLIVIAATLAALFMDNLASVKNDTGAAIDSAKDAHTWIMSFLYVGTFGSFIGYSFAFGQVLTNQFGRTPLQAAYLTFIGPLLGSLIRPVGGWLADKYGGARITLYNYVGMAAATGVLVFASMEKSLGLFVTAFVVLFVLSGLGNGSTYKMIPGIFQAKAVAKGLEGEAAAAYGRRLSGASMGLIGAVGALGGVGINLAFRQSFLSYGSGTGAFVAFLAFYAACFAVTWAVYLRRPAGRVTATGSASEAKPQLSYAEV, encoded by the coding sequence ATGACAGCCCCGAGTACAGCCCCCGCACCGCCGTCCCCCGCCAAGAAGGGGAGCCGCTGGATCGAGGAGTGGGACCCCGAGAACGAGGCCTTCTGGAACGAGAAGGGCGAGAAGATCGCCCGCCGCAATCTCGTCTTCTCCGTCCTCTCCGAGCACATCGGGTTCTCGATCTGGACCATGTGGTCCGTGCTGGTGCTCTTCATGGGCCCGGAGTACGGCCTCACCCCCGCCGACAAGTTCCTGCTGACGTCGATGGTGACGCTGGTCGGAGCGGTGGTGCGGGTGCCGTACACCTTCGCCGTCGCGATCTTCGGCGGCCGGAACTGGACGATCATCTCCGCCGGCCTGCTGCTGATCCCCACCGTCGCCGCCTTCACGGTGATGGAGCCGGGGACCTCCTTCGACACCTTCCTGCTGGTCGGCCTGATCGCGGGCATCGGCGGCGGCAACTTCGCCTCCTCCATGACCAACATCAACGCCTTCTTCCCGCTCCGCAAGAAGGGCTGGGCGCTCGGGCTCAACGCCGGCGGCGGCAACATCGGCGTGCCGGTCCTCCAGCTGATCGGCCTCGCCGTCATCGGCGCGAGCGGCGGCCCGCGCGTGCTGCTCGGGATCTACATCCCGCTGATCGTGATCGCCGCGACCCTGGCCGCGCTGTTCATGGACAACCTGGCGTCCGTGAAGAACGACACCGGCGCCGCGATCGACTCCGCGAAGGACGCCCACACCTGGATCATGTCCTTCCTGTACGTCGGCACGTTCGGGTCGTTCATCGGCTACAGCTTCGCCTTCGGGCAGGTCCTGACGAACCAGTTCGGCCGGACGCCCCTCCAGGCGGCCTACCTCACCTTCATCGGCCCGCTGCTCGGCTCGCTGATCCGCCCGGTCGGCGGCTGGCTGGCCGACAAGTACGGCGGCGCGAGGATCACGCTCTACAACTACGTCGGGATGGCCGCCGCGACCGGCGTCCTGGTCTTCGCCAGCATGGAGAAGTCGCTCGGACTCTTCGTCACCGCCTTCGTGGTGCTGTTCGTGCTCAGCGGCCTCGGCAACGGCTCGACGTACAAGATGATCCCGGGCATCTTCCAGGCCAAGGCCGTCGCGAAGGGCCTGGAGGGCGAGGCCGCGGCCGCCTACGGCCGGCGTCTGTCCGGCGCCTCCATGGGTCTGATCGGTGCGGTCGGCGCGCTCGGCGGTGTCGGCATCAACCTCGCCTTCCGGCAGTCGTTCCTCTCCTACGGCTCCGGCACCGGCGCCTTCGTCGCCTTCCTCGCCTTCTACGCGGCCTGCTTCGCGGTCACCTGGGCCGTATACCTTCGCCGTCCGGCCGGCCGGGTGACCGCCACCGGCTCGGCATCCGAGGCGAAGCCGCAGCTCAGTTACGCCGAGGTGTGA